One genomic segment of Arcobacter porcinus includes these proteins:
- a CDS encoding tetratricopeptide repeat protein, with the protein MSQFIKYSIIILISFSFTACFSKYKNSEVLQSELQTADSCKNKKVKLEMDCYDLIAYKNSFAQLRLGIYELKIGNSTVAKDRFLLAKEAGNIYANVFLSSMYENGIFYKKDEEMAIKLLKDVEKLDPIAAYKISFYYLANDDAKKAIKLLEFSANAGVKDAQKELVILYSNGQYIKEDSEKSNYFDSLYQDKKKDFSKKIYAK; encoded by the coding sequence ATGTCACAATTTATTAAATATTCAATAATAATCTTAATCTCTTTTTCGTTTACTGCTTGTTTTTCAAAATATAAAAATAGTGAAGTTTTACAATCAGAGTTACAAACAGCAGATTCTTGTAAAAATAAAAAAGTAAAATTGGAAATGGATTGTTATGATTTAATAGCTTATAAAAATAGTTTTGCGCAATTAAGATTGGGAATTTATGAGCTTAAAATAGGAAATTCAACAGTTGCTAAAGATAGATTTCTTTTAGCAAAAGAGGCTGGAAATATCTATGCAAATGTTTTTTTATCTTCAATGTATGAAAATGGAATTTTCTATAAAAAAGATGAAGAGATGGCAATTAAACTTTTAAAAGATGTTGAAAAATTAGATCCAATAGCTGCTTATAAAATATCTTTTTATTATCTTGCAAATGATGATGCAAAAAAGGCTATTAAGCTTCTTGAATTTTCAGCAAATGCTGGTGTTAAAGATGCACAAAAAGAGTTGGTGATTTTATATTCAAATGGACAATATATAAAAGAAGATAGTGAAAAATCAAACTATTTTGACTCATTATATCAAGATAAGAAAAAAGATTTTTCAAAAAAAATATATGCTAAATAA
- a CDS encoding ATP-binding protein produces MQEVIDFLKEKDVENTKFFAQLKCSIDEAKILQYLSKEYMQGRDVLSVIDILTQFYNIEKYEHLEKLNIIKSLLELGWVIQIAFEQVKLNEASKFELINSSISLSSAYLKMLESGTSEFILPEIRNYSDHLEYLQDQFLKIDISQQLNSVKRNFDINSPNTSRLKNKLLLIENRIKDRINATTNKILIEEFFKEHNLNEQEQTLFLALLKEEYSGGDGTLREMNYLLELISNDDYEKIKYRSLLEESSTLISKNLFDYDEVLTPFGGINRNFYITDEVLYKISHPNKKGSAVAKIKLETIIKEQEMFELISTTKTLEDVVLNPKTKETLDNLLKQVDKSVINRLKSWGIKDKKRGIDAKIIFYGLAGTGKTITALALARSLKKDVLSFDCSKILSMYIGESEKNVRNIFDKYNEIKEQTKTEPVLLLNEADQFLSSRTSGTGSSADKMHNQMQNIFLEQIERFDGILIATTNLLENLDKAFSRRFNYKIEFTKPNHEQRVKLWKKLTPSALPLEKDFDFEKIANHELTGGQIELVIKNTAYKLAVNDNAVFTIDDFEEQITKEKKSQFDKETKVGFF; encoded by the coding sequence ATGCAAGAGGTAATAGACTTTCTAAAAGAAAAAGATGTAGAAAATACAAAGTTTTTTGCACAATTAAAATGTAGTATTGATGAAGCAAAAATCCTGCAATATCTATCAAAAGAGTATATGCAAGGAAGAGATGTTTTAAGTGTAATTGATATCTTAACTCAATTTTATAATATTGAAAAATATGAACATCTTGAGAAGTTGAATATTATAAAATCACTTTTAGAGTTGGGTTGGGTTATTCAAATAGCTTTTGAACAAGTAAAACTAAATGAAGCCTCAAAATTTGAGCTAATAAACTCTTCAATATCTTTATCAAGTGCATATTTAAAAATGTTAGAAAGCGGAACTAGTGAATTTATATTACCTGAAATAAGAAATTATAGTGACCACTTGGAGTACTTACAAGATCAATTTTTAAAAATCGATATTTCTCAACAATTAAATAGTGTAAAAAGAAATTTTGATATAAATTCTCCAAATACAAGCAGACTTAAAAACAAACTTCTACTTATTGAAAATAGAATTAAAGATAGAATAAATGCAACAACAAATAAAATTTTAATAGAAGAGTTTTTTAAAGAACACAATTTAAATGAACAAGAACAAACACTATTTCTAGCTTTGTTAAAAGAAGAATATAGTGGTGGAGATGGAACATTAAGAGAGATGAACTATCTACTTGAACTAATCTCAAATGATGATTATGAAAAAATAAAATATAGAAGTTTACTAGAAGAGAGTTCAACACTTATTTCAAAAAATCTATTTGATTATGATGAAGTTTTAACTCCTTTTGGTGGAATAAATAGAAACTTTTACATAACAGATGAAGTTTTATATAAAATATCTCATCCAAATAAAAAAGGTTCTGCTGTTGCAAAAATCAAACTTGAAACAATCATAAAAGAGCAAGAGATGTTTGAGCTAATCTCTACAACTAAGACTTTAGAAGATGTAGTTTTAAATCCAAAAACAAAAGAGACTTTAGATAATCTTTTAAAACAAGTTGATAAAAGTGTTATAAATAGACTTAAATCTTGGGGAATAAAAGATAAAAAAAGAGGAATTGATGCAAAAATCATATTTTATGGTCTTGCTGGAACTGGAAAAACAATCACAGCTTTAGCTCTTGCAAGATCACTAAAAAAAGATGTTCTTAGTTTTGATTGCTCTAAAATTTTATCAATGTATATAGGTGAAAGTGAAAAAAATGTACGAAATATATTTGATAAATATAATGAGATAAAAGAGCAAACAAAAACAGAACCTGTTTTACTTTTAAATGAAGCTGACCAATTTTTAAGCTCAAGAACAAGCGGAACTGGAAGTAGTGCTGATAAAATGCATAACCAAATGCAAAATATATTTTTGGAACAAATCGAGAGATTTGATGGAATTTTAATAGCTACTACAAATCTACTTGAAAATCTTGATAAAGCATTCTCAAGAAGATTTAATTACAAAATAGAATTTACAAAACCAAACCATGAACAAAGAGTAAAACTATGGAAGAAATTAACTCCTAGTGCTTTACCTTTAGAAAAAGATTTTGATTTTGAGAAAATTGCAAATCATGAACTTACAGGTGGGCAAATAGAGCTTGTGATTAAAAATACAGCTTATAAATTAGCTGTAAATGATAATGCAGTTTTTACAATAGATGATTTTGAAGAGCAGATTACAAAAGAGAAAAAGTCTCAATTTGATAAAGAGACAAAAGTTGGATTTTTTTAA